The nucleotide window GCGGAGTTGTTGGCCACGATCCCGACGCTGCGCCCGTCGAGCCGCCCGAAGCCCACCACGAGCTCGGCGGCGAACAGCGGCTTGATCTCGAAGAACGAGTCCGCATCGACCAGTGCCTCGACCACGTCGTGGACGTCGAACGGCACCGACTCCTTCTCCGGCACCAGGTCTCGGCTCATCGCCCGCACCGGCGCCTCGGCCAGATAGGTGGGCGGCGTCGAGCGCCACGAGGTCGGCAGGTAGGAGAAGTAGAGCCTGGCCTGCTCGATCGCATCGGCGTCGTCGGTGGCCAGGTTGTCGCCGCACCCCGAGACGCTGCAGTGCATCCGGGCACCACCCATGTCCTCCAGCGAGACGATCTCGCCGACCACCATCTCGGCCATCCGCGGGCTGCCCAGATACATGCTGGCGTTGCCCTCGACCATGATCACGATGTCGCAGAACGCCGGGATGTAGGCGCCACCCGCAGCCGACGGGCCGAACAGGCAGCAGATCTGCGGCACCTTGCCGGAGAGCATCACCTGATGGTGGAAGATCCGCCCGGCCCCGCGGCGTCCGGGGAACAGCTCCACCTGATCGGTGATCCGCGCACCGGCGGAGTCGACCAGCCAGAACACGGGGAGCTCTTCGCGCAGAGCGGCTTCGGTGGCCCGCACCATCTTCTCGACGGTGCGCGCCCCCCACGAGCCGGCCTTCACCGTGGGGTCGTTGGCGATCACCATCACCGGCCGGCCATCCACCATGCCCCGCCCGGTGACCACGCCGTCAGCCGGCAGCCCGGCCCCGGCCGCGGTGGCCGGGGCGTTGGCCAGCTGGCCGTCCTCGACGAACGACCCGTCGTCGCACAGCAGCGCGATCCGTTCGCGCACCGGCAGTTTGCCCTGCCCGGCGAGCTTGGCCGCACCGGCCTCGGACGGTGCGAGTGTGGCCCGGCGGGCGGCCGCCACCTCGGCGTAGTGGTCATGGCTCATCGCGTCGTCACCCGATCAGTGAACCGGAAGACCGAGGCCGCGGGCGATGACCAACCGCTGAATCTCACTGGTGCCCTCACCGACCTCGAGAATCTTGGCATCGCGGTAGTAGCGGGCCACCGGGTACTCCTCGATGAACCCCGACCCGCCGTACACCTGCGTGGCCAGCCGCGCGGCGTCCATCGCCGTGGTCGAGGTCTGCAGCTTGGCTCGGGCCGCGGCCGCGCCCACCTGGGCCGCCGTCACACCGCCCGCACCGGCGCGCAGCTGGTCCTTCAGCCAGGCGGCGCGGTAGGTCAGCAACCGGCCGGCGTCCACCGCCACGGCGAGATCGGCCAGGGCGAAGGCGATCGACTGGTTCGACCCGATGGGCCGGCCGAATGCCGTCCGGGTGCCTGCGTACTCGACGC belongs to Kineosporiaceae bacterium and includes:
- a CDS encoding acyl-CoA carboxylase subunit beta, which codes for MSHDHYAEVAAARRATLAPSEAGAAKLAGQGKLPVRERIALLCDDGSFVEDGQLANAPATAAGAGLPADGVVTGRGMVDGRPVMVIANDPTVKAGSWGARTVEKMVRATEAALREELPVFWLVDSAGARITDQVELFPGRRGAGRIFHHQVMLSGKVPQICCLFGPSAAGGAYIPAFCDIVIMVEGNASMYLGSPRMAEMVVGEIVSLEDMGGARMHCSVSGCGDNLATDDADAIEQARLYFSYLPTSWRSTPPTYLAEAPVRAMSRDLVPEKESVPFDVHDVVEALVDADSFFEIKPLFAAELVVGFGRLDGRSVGIVANNSAVRGGVLFGDSADKAARFIWLCDAFNVPLVYLADVPGFMIGSEVERQGIIRHGAKMITAVSEATVPQVCVVLRKAYGAGLYAMAGPGFGPDATLALPSASIAVMGPQAAVNAVYANKIAAIEDDAEREAYVSARRLEYEEDVDLLRLAGDLVIDAVIEPGELRRELVLRLTYAAAKDRRITDKRHGVPPV